From a single Bacillus gobiensis genomic region:
- the mtnN gene encoding 5'-methylthioadenosine/S-adenosylhomocysteine nucleosidase, whose translation MKIAVIGAMEEEVSILRDSLKFTKQEVLTGYEFTSGRYQDKEVVLLKSGIGKVNAAVSTTLLLDHYQPDFVINTGSAGGFHHTLNVGDVIISSDVRHHDVDVTVFNYEYGQVPGMPAAFAADDRLIMLAEKGAETLKPLQVVKGTIATGDSFMNDPERVNFIRSKFPDLYAVEMEAAAVAQVCCQFKTPFVVIRSLSDIAGKESEISFEQFLETAAANSTQLVKRMLEQL comes from the coding sequence ATGAAAATAGCGGTTATTGGAGCAATGGAGGAAGAGGTTTCTATTCTTAGAGACAGTCTTAAATTCACGAAGCAGGAAGTGTTAACAGGATATGAGTTTACGAGCGGGCGTTACCAAGATAAAGAGGTTGTCCTGTTAAAATCTGGTATCGGTAAGGTGAATGCGGCAGTGAGCACTACACTTTTGCTTGATCATTATCAGCCGGATTTTGTTATTAACACAGGCTCAGCCGGAGGGTTTCACCATACACTGAATGTAGGGGACGTTATTATTTCAAGTGATGTGCGGCATCATGACGTGGATGTCACTGTGTTTAACTATGAGTACGGCCAGGTTCCCGGGATGCCGGCAGCTTTTGCAGCAGATGACCGGCTTATTATGTTGGCGGAAAAAGGAGCAGAAACACTAAAGCCGTTACAAGTGGTTAAAGGTACAATTGCGACAGGCGATTCATTTATGAATGATCCTGAACGTGTAAACTTTATTCGCAGCAAATTCCCAGATTTGTATGCTGTAGAGATGGAAGCGGCTGCTGTTGCACAGGTGTGCTGCCAATTTAAAACGCCATTTGTCGTTATTCGGTCGTTATCTGATATCGCCGGGAAAGAATCGGAAATTTCATTCGAACAATTTTTAGAAACCGCCGCAGCAAATTCTACTCAGCTCGTAAAAAGAATGCTTGAGCAATTATAA
- a CDS encoding YrrS family protein: MYTKLEENRSSRYEKQDKRRKANFVLNILIGIVAILIVLVASQLLRNPPSNEQATTNQENESSAPASDDKNQSGGEDPGSNDDSNETANDQDDQADKDNDEGNSDKSDSDDPFAGAKVTEGGSSSDVEQTIVNPEWKAVGTEQTGDHVATYDDSSKDWAEMLKAMSYATGVSEDKMTVVWLGNNGGPQDAKGTIKDKESGEKYKVEITWEDGNGWKPTKVEKLKS, encoded by the coding sequence GTGTATACGAAATTGGAAGAAAATCGTTCATCCCGCTATGAGAAACAAGATAAGCGGAGAAAAGCAAATTTTGTCCTTAACATATTAATTGGAATTGTTGCGATATTAATTGTTTTGGTTGCTTCACAGCTTTTAAGGAATCCACCTTCAAATGAGCAGGCAACCACCAATCAAGAAAATGAATCAAGTGCACCTGCATCGGATGATAAGAATCAGTCTGGCGGAGAAGATCCAGGCTCAAACGATGATTCAAACGAGACAGCAAATGATCAAGATGATCAAGCTGATAAAGATAACGATGAAGGCAACAGCGATAAATCAGACAGTGATGACCCGTTTGCCGGAGCAAAAGTTACCGAAGGCGGATCTTCTTCTGATGTTGAGCAGACGATCGTGAATCCGGAGTGGAAAGCGGTAGGGACCGAGCAGACTGGCGATCACGTAGCAACGTATGACGATAGTTCAAAGGATTGGGCAGAAATGCTGAAAGCGATGTCGTATGCAACAGGAGTATCTGAGGATAAAATGACCGTTGTATGGCTAGGGAATAACGGCGGACCTCAGGACGCAAAAGGAACAATTAAAGATAAAGAAAGTGGAGAAAAATATAAGGTTGAAATCACATGGGAAGACGGGAATGGATGGAAGCCGACTAAGGTTGAAAAATTAAAATCTTAA
- a CDS encoding peptidoglycan D,D-transpeptidase FtsI family protein, translating to MKSFNRVKLVLIVFILFFLILIYRLIDIQLISTESFSKLKVNLLQESVRQRTEEVVISDGRGSFIDRNGESLSIKEKPAVIAFPFIKDQPDLIRQASEILHIDENRLNDLLSDAKKPVVLEEKITDQSIKDINNLKAVGIYGVYMEEKINERLAMHALGVTNEDPGLLRAKYPDKKDLSIRTEVGTSGLERTFDEFLLPETETKLLYHVDGKGNPLFGMDVKYSAEANAFYPLKIQTTLNKKLQESLEAVLRDYQLTKGGAVLVDIENSSIAAMASKPDVNMSDQMTMQNLMLSPVYPGSVFKTVIAAAAIENGLDQPSKTYDCNLNLYGEQGDDKGRLSFEESFAESCNYTFTQLAEEMTTRNQDAIEDMAEKLTLTQNVGWEGTLYHQENFRQLYNEPKSMIWKDENDKRIKKAIDQTAIGQKDVKITPLQAANMMATIARGGEKEQIRLVEKINYKNNTTMYTFKEQKMPGKQLDRYTVQKMQKLLRQVVTSENGTGRRFQDLPYQVAGKSGTAETGLKNDQGKKLYHKWFAGYFPADQPKYALVVVHMDTTSEQAATNPVYYDYVKKVYEIENGQK from the coding sequence ATGAAATCGTTTAATCGAGTAAAGCTGGTTTTGATTGTTTTCATATTGTTCTTTCTCATTCTTATCTATAGATTGATCGATATCCAGTTAATTTCGACTGAATCCTTTTCCAAGCTGAAGGTGAATTTGTTGCAGGAAAGCGTCAGGCAGCGAACAGAAGAAGTCGTAATTTCAGACGGAAGGGGATCCTTTATAGATAGAAATGGTGAATCTCTATCTATAAAAGAAAAGCCTGCTGTCATAGCTTTTCCTTTTATCAAAGATCAGCCCGACCTGATCCGGCAAGCTTCTGAGATTCTTCACATCGATGAAAACAGGCTGAATGACCTGTTGTCAGATGCAAAAAAGCCTGTCGTTCTAGAAGAAAAGATTACCGATCAGTCCATTAAAGATATAAATAACTTAAAGGCTGTCGGCATATATGGTGTATATATGGAAGAAAAAATAAACGAAAGGCTTGCGATGCATGCATTAGGAGTCACAAATGAAGATCCTGGACTGCTGAGGGCTAAATACCCGGACAAAAAAGATTTGTCCATTCGAACGGAAGTAGGTACTAGCGGCTTGGAACGGACATTTGACGAATTTTTGCTCCCTGAAACCGAAACGAAGCTTTTATATCATGTTGACGGAAAAGGAAACCCTTTGTTCGGTATGGACGTCAAATATAGTGCGGAAGCCAATGCCTTTTATCCGCTGAAAATTCAGACGACACTGAATAAAAAGCTGCAGGAATCACTGGAAGCAGTACTAAGAGACTATCAATTGACGAAAGGGGGCGCAGTCCTGGTTGATATTGAAAATAGCAGTATCGCGGCAATGGCCAGTAAGCCGGATGTGAACATGTCTGATCAAATGACAATGCAAAATCTTATGCTCTCCCCTGTTTATCCCGGCTCTGTATTTAAAACAGTGATTGCCGCTGCAGCTATTGAAAACGGGCTCGATCAGCCATCAAAGACGTACGATTGCAATTTGAACCTGTACGGAGAGCAAGGCGACGATAAAGGAAGGCTCTCCTTTGAAGAAAGCTTTGCCGAGAGCTGTAATTATACGTTTACACAGCTTGCTGAAGAAATGACAACCCGCAATCAGGATGCGATTGAGGATATGGCGGAAAAGCTGACACTGACACAAAATGTTGGATGGGAAGGAACTCTTTATCATCAGGAAAATTTCAGGCAATTGTACAACGAGCCGAAAAGCATGATTTGGAAAGACGAAAATGACAAACGAATTAAAAAAGCCATTGATCAAACGGCTATTGGCCAAAAGGATGTCAAAATCACACCTCTTCAAGCGGCAAATATGATGGCAACGATTGCAAGAGGCGGGGAAAAAGAACAAATTCGCCTAGTTGAGAAAATAAACTATAAAAATAATACGACGATGTATACATTCAAGGAGCAAAAAATGCCGGGGAAACAGCTCGATCGTTACACCGTCCAAAAAATGCAAAAGCTCCTTAGGCAGGTGGTTACTTCAGAAAATGGCACGGGTAGAAGGTTTCAAGATCTTCCGTATCAGGTTGCCGGAAAATCGGGTACCGCTGAAACCGGCTTGAAGAATGATCAGGGGAAAAAGTTATACCATAAGTGGTTTGCCGGCTATTTTCCTGCCGACCAGCCCAAATATGCCCTAGTTGTCGTTCATATGGATACTACAAGTGAACAAGCGGCAACTAACCCTGTGTACTATGACTATGTTAAAAAGGTTTATGAAATTGAAAATGGGCAGAAATAG
- the greA gene encoding transcription elongation factor GreA, with protein MAQEKEYPMTEEGKQKLEQELEYLKTVKRKEVVERIKVARSFGDLSENSEYDSAKEEQAFVEGRITTLENMIRNARIIEDDVTNSNIVGLGKTVTFVELPDGEEESYTIVGSAEADPFEGKISNDSPIAKSLLGKQVSDQVTVQTPGGEMFVKIIKIS; from the coding sequence ATCCTATGACAGAAGAAGGAAAACAAAAGCTCGAACAAGAGCTTGAATATTTAAAAACAGTGAAACGTAAAGAAGTTGTGGAACGAATAAAAGTAGCACGGAGCTTTGGAGACCTTTCCGAAAACTCTGAGTACGATTCCGCAAAAGAAGAACAAGCATTTGTAGAAGGACGAATTACTACTTTGGAAAACATGATCCGCAATGCGAGAATCATTGAGGATGATGTGACAAATTCAAATATAGTCGGTCTCGGTAAAACGGTAACATTCGTAGAATTACCGGATGGAGAAGAAGAATCGTATACCATCGTAGGAAGTGCGGAAGCAGATCCGTTTGAGGGCAAAATCTCGAACGATTCACCAATTGCCAAAAGCCTGCTCGGAAAGCAAGTGAGCGATCAGGTGACGGTTCAAACTCCAGGCGGAGAAATGTTTGTTAAAATCATAAAAATCTCTTAA